The nucleotide window cttttgcttcaaaagatGTTGAAGAAAATGTAAATggggaaaaaaatgaaacaatcGCCAAACTAGTTCTGCAAAAAATAGACTATAACTCTTTAATTTCGATGTCTAATATTCAATTTCCTGCATCCAGAAAACAAAGTTTCAGTCATTCACATGTAACTAACCACTGTTTTACATTGCTAACAACACTAAAACACTTTTTGCTTAGAAATCTTATTTAAAAAGGGAGCTAACtatcaaatataaaaaacagATGTATCAAATAGAAGAGATATCTTGGTCCTCAAATCAAACTGTTCATCAACCCCCAATGtatattcaattcaatcaaacatCTCACTATCATAATTGATCTGTAACACCAAAAATAGATTCTACTAGATATGTGTTGAAGATAATCTTCCAAATAACTTGTATAACAATGATTCTTCCAAAAATCTTGTATAACACTGAACTTAGAAGTGGAATTTTAGTCGAGTGAAATTAGATTCTCAATATAAGCATCGATGTAATGAAAGTTGTACAACATACAGATTTCAGTATTCAAAGCTTCCTTTGATgcattattataaaaaaataaagttggCTTCCAAACATTTAACCTCCCAAATATATGAACTCTGTCATTTGTTTTGATCCCCAAAGGCCATGGTACATATATTTGTTCTGGAATAGAAATCGTGCGctccattttcattttttggttcaaaagatgttgaagaaaatgtaaagggaaaaaaaaaatgaaacatccACAAAACTAGTTCTGCAAAAAAGTAGACTatatttatgaaattttgatTTCTAATATTGAATTCCCTGCATCCAGAAAACAGAGTTTCAGTCATTCACATGTAACTAACCACTGTTTTACATTGCTAACAACACTAAAACACTTTTTGCTTAGATATCTTAGTTAAAAAAGGGAGCTAACTTTCAAATATCAAAAACAGATATATCAAATACAAGATATATCTCGGTCCTCAAATCAAACTCTTCATCATCCCCCAATGTATATTCAATTCGATCAAACATGTCACTATCGCAATTGATCTATAACACTGAAAACAAATTCTACTACATATGTGTTGAAGATAATCTTCCAAATGAATTGTATCACACTAATTCTTCCAAAAATCTTGTATAACATCGAACTTAGAAGTGGAAATTCAGTCAAGTGAAATTAGATTCTCAATATAAGCATCGATGTAATGAAGGATGTACAACATATGGATTTTAGTATTCAAAGCTTCATTTGATGCAAGATCATATAAAAACAAAGTTGGCTTCCGGACATTTAACCTCCCAAGTATATGAACTCTGTCACTTGTTCTGATCCCCAAATGCTGAGGTACAGATACTTGTTCCGGAATACGAATCGTGCGCtccattttcatctttttgttcaaaagatgttgaagaaaatgtaaaggggaaaaaATTGACTCTAATTctaaaattttgatgtctactaTTCAATTCCATACATCTAGAAAACAGAGTTTCAGTCCTTCACATGTAACTGACCACTGTTTTACATTGGTAACAACACtaaaacatttttttgttaaatatctTAGTTCAAAAAGGAAGCTAACtttcaaatataaaaaacagATGTATCAAATACAAGAGACATCTTGGTCCTCAAATCAAACTCTTCATCATCCTCGAATGTATATTCAATTCGATCAAACATCTTATTGTCGTAATTGATTTGTAACACTGAAAACAGATTCTACTAGATATTTGTTGAAGATAATCTTCCAAATGACTTGTATAACACTGATTCTTCCAAAAATCTTGTAGAACACAGAACTCATAAGTGGAAATTCAGTCGAGTGAAATTAGATTCTTAATATAAGCATCGATGTAATGGACGATATACAACATACATAATTCAGTATTCAAAGCTTCCTTTGATGCAGGATCATATAAAAACAAAGTTGGCTTCTGGACATTTAACTTCCCAAATATATGAACTCTGTCATTTGTTCTGATTCCTAAAGGCCGAGGTACAGATACTTGTTCCGGAATACGAATCGTGCACTCCATTTTCATCTTTTGGTTCAAAAGTTGTTGAAgaaaatgtaaaggggaaaaaATGAAGCATCAACAAAACTAGTTCTACCAAAAGTAGACtataattatgaaattttgatgtctactaTTCAATTCCCTACATCCAGAAAACATAGTTTTAGTCCTTCACATGTAACTAACCACTATTTTGCATTGCTAACAACACTAAAACACTTTTTGGTTAGATATCTTAGTTAAAAAAGGAAATTAACTGTCAAATATCAAAAATAAATGTATCAAATACAACATATATCTCGGTCCTCAAATCAaactcttcatcatcctccaatgtatattcaattcaatcaaacatCTCACTATCGTAATTGATCTGTAACACCGAAAACAAATTCTAATAGATATGTGTTAAAGGTAATTTTCCAAATGACTTGTATAACACTAATTCTTCCAAAAATCTTGGATAACACCGAACTCGGAAGTGAAAATTTAGTCGAGTGAAATTAGATTCTCAATATAAGCATCGATATGATGAAAGTTGTACAACATACGGATTTTAGTATTCAAAGCTTTCTTTGATGCAGGATCATATAAAACCAAAGTTGGCTTTCAGACATTTAACCTCCCAAGTATATGAACTTTGCCATTTGTTCTGATCCCCAAAGGCCATGGTACATATACTTGTTCTGGAATATGAATCCTGCGCTCCATTTTCATCTTTTGGTTCAAAAGATGTTGAAGAAAATGTAAAGGGGGAAAAATGAAACATCcacaaaactagttttgtaaaaaatacactataattttgaaattttgatgaaTAATATTCAATTCCCTGCATCCAGAATGCAGAGTTTCAGTCCTTCATATGTAACTAACCACTGTGTTACATTGCTAACAACACTGAAACAGTTTTTGCTTAGAAATCGTAGTTAAAAAATAGATTTGACTAACCACTGTTTTACGTTGCTAACTGACCACTGTTTCAGTCCTTcacatttaattaattttgtatttcAAGGATTAGGAATTTAGTTTATTTTGTTAACTTTGTGCATGTTaggtttaatttgttaatttgtcAATTTGTTAATATGTTAATTTACGGCTTTGACAGAAAAAGAGGTAGGAATGGTTGGAGGAAAGAATAGGTGTGGCTAGGAAATATTTGGACTATAATCAATAGAAAGGTTGGAGGAAGGAATGGGTGTGTGCTAGACCGAGGCGAGAAACGATAATGGAGGAGAAAGAGACTTGGCAGTGTGATTTGGGGGTTTGACAGAAAATGAGGAAGAAGCGTGTTTGGATCGGAGGTCTCTGTGAAGCGGCGATAGGTGTGAGTAATGGGGTTTGCCCCGAGGGAAGGGGTATGGAATATTGGGCCATAGATATGGAATTCGATGAAAATATAGGGTGGGGATCTTGGAAAGAGATCGGGGTGGCAAACTTGGGGATAGTAGGAAGATATATTATGAAAGGGTTGTCATTATTTTAAGGACATGCAAGATTTGAAAGAGATGATGAATGTCCAGGTTttgcattttctttcatttttccatTTATTTAAAGATATATAGagttatttaaaacaaaatatattagggttattttgggaataatagtgggcgggaaaataatattttacttttttaactttttatggtgggtgagaTTATCATGTGGATGGGAAAATAAGACACGGGGGGGGGGTCTAGTAGCACTCTTTGTCAAATTAGTTAAATTTGTTCATTTTAAAATCCTAGGTTTAGGaatttagtttattttataattttaggaTTAATATTTTAGTGTTGGGATTAAGTTTAATTATTTTGagttaattttctatttttaggATTAATATATTACTTTTAgggtttattttatatttttaggaTTATGATATTACGTTTAGGATTAATTTTATAAGTTTTGGATTATGTATTACTTAttgagaaatttggaaaaatagccAAAATTTAGACTATGAATTGAATTTTAACCAACTATTATTATTTGTTATAATCCTAACCAAAATTTGACATGAAAGTACTACAATAtcctttttaaactaaattaattacaaaaatatATGGATCTCGATGAGTAAAACCTCCAATCGTATGGATCTCGATGGGTAGGTGCAATTGTATGGATCTCGATGAGTAAAACCTCCAATTGTCTATGATGATGTGTGAGCCGCCCCAAGCCTATAACTATGTTCTAGTCATTTGCTGCTCCCACCCAGTCTAACCGCCCGCCTATGATTGTTCTAGACTAAAGCCATGAATAGATAGAAAAGATATAGGTTTGCAAATATTTTAGTTAATAAAGGGTATTGTAGTATTTTCATATCAAGTTTTGGTTAgatttataataatttgtaaTAGTTGACTAGAGTTCTATTTTTGATCTAAATTTTGGCTATTTTTCTAAATTTCCCTTACTTATTaggattaattttttaattgtacGGATCCAATTTTAGTATTAAggtaattttgtaaattttagAATTAGGGCGAGAAGCTTCTCTTTGCCGCCAAAATCAGCAACTCTCTGGTGGATCTCAATTCGACCCTCCTTCAAGAATTCAAAGCGGCATTGCAAAATCCAACCGAATTTTCAAGCAATAGTTTGGCAATTGTGGCGAAAATCCTGAGCCTTTCTGACAAATTTGAACTTTCCAGTTCACCAGAGGCTGCTTGGGGTCGGAGGATCCGAGATGGGTTTTTGGGGTTGGGTTAGTCCGAGGTATAGGAGGCTACTGCATGTCAACAATGCCACGACCACCATATAGTGGTGGCGACTGGCGAATGACGGGACCGAAGATGTGAAGACGATTCAGGAGGCGATGGATGAGGTGTCGAAGAAGAGAATCTGTTGATGGAGAAGATGAAGtgatttttagattttttttatttaatattatttttgaaattaactttttaatatttagttaattttATTTGCAACATCATCACACAAATTTTGGCCATCATGTGTCACGTCATCATTTAGCGGTAAACTTAACGGATCATTTAACGGATGTATGGTATTGAAATAAAGTGtaagtaaatgtatgagattgaaatgttttaaaaatgttatATGAGGTTGCAATTACACTCAAACCTAAGGGGGTGAACTGTaatttatcatatatatatatatatattaaattagttgtGCTCATTGTGTATAAATGATATTATtgtattaaaaatcaattaatataGAAAATTATTTGTGTGAGCCTCATGGAATTCAGATTGTCTCTAGATCTCGCAATTTGGAGCCGCAAACTGAGAATTTCGGACTTCAAAAAAGGTATTCAGAGATTTTGACTCTTCATTTTTATGAAGTGGGTTATTTAAGTTGATATAATTGATAATGAATGGTATAGATCTTCGATTCCGTGGGCTCCAGGCACAGGAATCCAAAAAATATCTTGATTCTATCCCATGAGCCGAATGACATGTTTACGTAAGGGAATGTAATAGAGGAATGGAAATTACACACATTTCAAGTGATTTAAGAGTTTACCAAgctacttagtactatggtctagtgatattcctcttcactggtaagtgagaggtcttaggttcgattctcaccaaagacgaatttgaaccacattattgatatGATACCCTGTCCTTAATTTTTCGTATTTTATATTATCGAACATATGAAATTACCAAATTGCCCTTGTGGCATAaatgttgactttcgttgaccgtcTCAATACAACGCTTgtgactaatttttttttaattttattcttaTCGTACTCATCGCCATGAACACGTGGCACGAACAGATTCGAATTTGGAGCTATAACGAAGTTTTTACAAATTGCGAGACGTCGAACGTTTTTTCggatattttatgttttgtctTTAGTGGCCTTAATTTGTGAGCCATTGGGACCCATAAATTATCCTTGTTCCTTGCTTTTTCCCCTATTCCCTGAGACATCTCCCCTTCCTTTTTTGCTTTCTGTCACTCATCTTTTTCCCTTTAAACTCCctagtttctctctctaagctCTCTCTTGGTTCTTTCTATCTCAGCCCTCCTTGATGGCACCACACACAACACAATAACGAcatcacccccccccccccccaccaccaccacccaacAACTCTAGTTGTGAACCCATAATCGAACAAGAACCACCccaaactcctccttcatcacTACACAGTGCACCGTCATTGTTCACAAAACTCTTCGGCTAGTTTCCACCTACACCAGCGATGGAAACTCAAGGGGAAAGCTTTCCCGGTTTTCCGACGATGACCACCACTTTTAGGCCTTTTTTCGACCAACTCAGGCCATCATTCGGTCCCAACTTAGTGTGTCGTTTGAGATGACCCCGTCCTCCCTATTGTTGAACGGCACGTTGGTAAcaaagtatctgtgagtggaccccttccaaaATGCATGATTTAATTACTAGAAatacatacatgaaaagcatgattttatgactacgttttatgaaacgtttatgagtTATTGGATTTACGCTTTATGAAATGTCATGCTTTATCGAATTTATAGTTACTGATATATTTTCGAATatgatttatgatatgatgtttgagctattgAGCTCTGATGAGTTCtattttggaaagattatgtttATGGTTTTATGTGCTTACTTAGTGGATATTCATTTATATATGTCTTCGGGAGGGCGATGTAGTGCCTTTGGGTGGAAGatatatattttggaaagattatgtttATGATTTTATGTGCTTACTTAGTGGATATTCATTTATATGTCTTCGGACGAGCGATGTAGTGCCTTCGAGTGGAAGATTTATATGTGCCTTCGGGCGGGCAATATAGTGCCTTCGGGAGGAAGATATATATGCCTTCGGGCGGGCGATGTAGTGCCTTCAGGTGGGTGATGTAGTGCCTTCggaaatttttttatgaaagtttttatggcatgctagggttttcgaaaaactttttatctattatgctatatgagttttctaaaaatgggggttagtatgttgaagaataattgttttagtattactatatataaacttggtccactcatgttttgttttgcgcccccttcaggacctaGGAATGAGGCATACGACCGGAACTACGAGGCATTCCCATATCAGTGAATTTGTGTCCTCCTCTCTGCATAGGACATCTCTTGTAATTGCACTTTCTATTATTCCTTCCGCTTGTATTTCGAATTAGCAGTATGCTatgaacatgtcatgcattatcacttTTACATTGTTGGCAATTGAGTTTTATATTTGGTTAAGGTTTGTACTTGAATATTATATTGCGTGGTTAGGCGCCAAAAATTATATGCATGTTTTACATGTTCTCGGCATATACATTCATTAAATGGCTTGCATCatcctcgggtgtcggccaacacgtagCCATCTCATTGTCCTTCGGACACCAAGATCGAAGCATGTCAATtgttagcccattatgaggttAAACCCACCTCCTTTCCACCTAAATTGAAGAATCAAAATTCTTAAACTTGGGGAATTGGATTCTTGATACTAAGGTGGTATTCAGATTCCTCATAAATGAAGCCCATCAGAAATTCAACTTTTGTACCAATATTACCCCCATTATTTTTTGCTAATTTCAAAACACTCCTTGCAGATTTACCTAGCCCAACTCCAACGGACAGCCTAAAACACCACTGTAAATAAAGAAGAAGTTCATAATGTGTTTTCGGATTCcgttttatttgtaagtgataTATTTGGTGATAATCAAATCTTGTGATTGGTAGCACATTATGATATTATTAGCTTACTCTTTTACAGTACATAATATGGtttgaaaaaagagaaaaagtttTATCTTTCTGTCTTTACCTACATACAGCTGCAGTCACCATGTCTATCTTTCTCTtgatcactctctctctcactcacacTAATCCTTCCTCCAAGAGGAAAGCGAATTCATAACACCGACATCAAAAAGCCGACGACATTCAAACAAACAAGCCCAGAAATGTGGCCGCCAGCTCTCCCCCTGGTCCTCCTCCTCCCACTCGCGCTCGCCTCCACCGCCCTCACCCACTCccactcctcctccttcttccccaCCGCCTCACCCTCACTCTACGACTGGAGCTCCGCGCGCGCCACCTACTACGCCGCCTCAGACCCCCGCGACAAGGTCGGCGGCGCGTGCGGCTACGGAGACCTCGAGAAGGCCGGGTACGGGCTGGCGACGGTGGGGCTGAGCGAGGCGCTGTTCGAGCGGGGCCAGATCTGCGGCGCATGCTTCCAGGTCCGGTGCGTGGAGGACACGCGGTGGTGCATTTCGGGGACGTCGATCATCGTGACGGCGACCAACTTCTGCGCGCCGAATTACGGGCTCAGGCCGGAGGGTGGGGGCCACTGCAACTCTCCGAACAAGCACTTGGTGTTGCCCATCGAGGCCTTTGAGAAGATCGCTGTTTGGAAGGCTGGCAATACGGCCGTCGAGTATCGCAGGTTGGTCCTTGTGCTTTCGAGCTTGGGCGTCGATTTTTGTTGCCTTCTACTTTACTCTTTCGTATCTTTctattttttccctttttttctctgTTGTCAAAATAGAATGCTTTTGGTGTCTTAAATGTGAATTATAATTGAAAATCATGTTTGAAAATTACAATTGAAAATGGTGCATTTGATTCAACACCAAGTTGTTGGCGCTTAAAAATCTATTTAAAACTATTGAAAATGGTAACCACCACCATGGGGTGATTCAGTTGTTGGCgcttaaaaaatttaattaaaactatTGAAAATGGTAACCACCACGGGGTGGTTTCAGTTGTTGGGACGAATTTCAGGCTGGTATTTCACACGGCACGTCTGGGTTTGTTTCTTGGCTTTGGTGAATCACACAATGGTGGCCAAAGGAGGCTGAAAcgcctctgtgagtcttcttGGTCTTGGAATGACAAATGCCGTGGTGAATCCGCCAGTTGGTCCTCTTcttagagaaaaaagaaaacgatTGAAAATGGTAGCATTAGAATAGCAACTTGTCTCTGCCATATTAAACAAGGTTTGTGCAAAGTGGTGGATAAAGTGTTCCTCGTTAACCCATTGCATCCTGGTTCAAACTCTTCCATTTCCGTTAGTGTAGATTATAATAGTGATAACGCttgtaataaaaattaaaaattaaaaaaattaaagcaaggTTTGTATCTAATTAAAACAGCTGAAAAGGTAATTTTGATTAACTGCTAGTAACACCGCCTCTGTGATAAAAATTTGGAATTACCCTATAGGATATGATGCGTCGTTTGAAAGTTCTTTGTTTAGTGTCTTTGTAGTGCATTTGTGGTGTTTTTTGGTAGTATCTTTGTAGTGCTTGAGTAGCTCATTGTTAGTGTTCTTGTAGCGCATTTTTAACAATTGAGTCTAAAGGTCCACGGAAAATTAAAGTTCCTTATCCAATTGTTAGTGTTCTTGTAGTCCTTTTGTAGAGTTTTGGTATTTGTTTTGTAGGAACGCGGATAAAATTTAAGAGGCGAAACTTGTGATGTTCAATCTCAATGAATAAACCAGTGTATGTGTTGTGTACAagtgcatgcatgtgcatgtTTGGATCAGCATTTGGAGTTGTGATG belongs to Malus sylvestris chromosome 17, drMalSylv7.2, whole genome shotgun sequence and includes:
- the LOC126612513 gene encoding expansin-A13-like; amino-acid sequence: MWPPALPLVLLLPLALASTALTHSHSSSFFPTASPSLYDWSSARATYYAASDPRDKVGGACGYGDLEKAGYGLATVGLSEALFERGQICGACFQVRCVEDTRWCISGTSIIVTATNFCAPNYGLRPEGGGHCNSPNKHLVLPIEAFEKIAVWKAGNTAVEYRRIKCRKEGGIRFTIDGSNIFISVLISNVAGAGDIVAVKVKGSRTGWLPVGRNWGQNWHVSADLLNQPLSFEVTSSDGHTVTSYNVAPKAWNFGQTFEGKQFES